A window of Haloarchaeobius litoreus contains these coding sequences:
- a CDS encoding LUD domain-containing protein, which yields MTVTDDFLDALADLGVSHDQTTLDDLPATLADAVDDPAVGVPLHVDAALPESVATTFTPSELQDAATGVTPARLGIAEYGSVLIRSSAGGDEPVSLYPERHVAVLAAEDVVATGRDAVDWLADEVAAGRGSHVLATGASATADMGGLVEGVHGPNEVHVVLVEEVSDE from the coding sequence GTGACAGTCACCGACGACTTTCTGGACGCGCTCGCCGACCTCGGCGTCTCGCACGACCAGACGACGCTCGACGACCTGCCGGCGACACTGGCCGACGCGGTCGACGACCCGGCGGTCGGTGTGCCGCTGCACGTCGACGCCGCCCTGCCCGAGTCGGTCGCGACGACGTTCACGCCGAGCGAGCTACAGGACGCGGCGACGGGCGTCACGCCCGCCAGACTCGGCATCGCCGAGTACGGGAGCGTCCTGATACGGTCGAGTGCGGGCGGTGACGAACCCGTGAGCCTCTACCCGGAGCGACACGTGGCCGTCCTCGCAGCCGAGGATGTCGTGGCGACCGGCCGCGACGCGGTCGACTGGCTGGCCGACGAGGTCGCCGCCGGTCGCGGCTCGCACGTGCTCGCGACGGGAGCGTCCGCGACGGCGGACATGGGTGGGCTCGTGGAGGGCGTCCACGGCCCGAACGAGGTCCACGTCGTGCTCGTCGAGGAGGTGAGCGACGAGTGA
- a CDS encoding ABC transporter ATP-binding protein codes for MSSDWDASTATDTTEPTTPLLEIDGLEAGYETGQVLFDVDLAIDEGELVSLLGRNGAGKTTTMHAIMGADEPAVLGGDVRYRGESIVGWPSHRRANAGIAIVPEKRRCFPRLSVVENVRLAINHAENPLGLDEALAFFPELDDMRRKEARNMSGGEQQMLAIARALAANPDLMLLDEPFEGLAPYIVRRIEDIVADINAEQGITVFFVEQNVAAALAIADRHYVLDEGRIVDEVTSQRIREDAEFRQRYLGV; via the coding sequence ATGAGCTCTGACTGGGACGCCAGCACGGCAACGGACACGACGGAACCGACCACCCCGCTGCTCGAAATCGACGGCCTCGAAGCCGGCTACGAGACCGGGCAGGTGCTGTTCGACGTGGACCTCGCCATCGACGAGGGCGAGCTCGTCTCCCTGCTCGGCCGCAACGGCGCGGGGAAGACGACGACGATGCACGCAATCATGGGGGCGGACGAGCCCGCCGTACTCGGCGGCGACGTTCGCTACCGCGGCGAGTCCATCGTCGGGTGGCCGTCGCACCGGCGGGCGAACGCCGGCATCGCAATCGTCCCCGAGAAGCGGCGCTGCTTCCCACGGCTCTCGGTCGTGGAGAACGTCCGGCTCGCCATCAACCACGCCGAGAACCCGCTCGGGCTGGACGAGGCGCTCGCGTTCTTCCCGGAGCTGGACGACATGCGCAGAAAGGAGGCCCGCAACATGAGCGGCGGCGAACAGCAGATGCTCGCCATCGCCCGCGCGCTCGCGGCGAACCCGGACCTGATGCTGCTCGACGAGCCGTTCGAGGGGCTCGCGCCGTACATCGTCCGGCGCATCGAGGACATCGTCGCGGACATCAACGCCGAGCAGGGCATCACGGTGTTCTTCGTCGAGCAGAACGTCGCGGCCGCACTCGCCATCGCGGACCGGCACTACGTGCTCGACGAGGGTCGCATCGTCGACGAGGTGACGAGCCAACGCATCCGCGAGGACGCGGAGTTCCGTCAACGATACCTCGGTGTGTGA
- a CDS encoding Hvo_1808 family surface protein: MRRSSLLVVVTLAIVALAGCTALGAQEADPPAGDDSLAADPTVTDPTTDVQGWERGYWHNESLDVDPEDGLTEAELQALVSRAMARVEVVRDVEFDEPVDVELINRSEYSAGGGGDGSTTAAQRAAAAERAAEFEALFVVGETTDAGEAEEATREASVQGYYDTQQDRIVVVSNSDSPRLAELTLGHELVHAYQFRGPLRQTRIPQNISQDGIVALRALIEGDANFAERRYEARCGEEWDCLRRSDWADESSSDSDGGDGGSGGGGGGDAAAGSAGPNVGIYLQSYFPYAAGESMVAGVYERGGWDGVAELYQEPPLSSEQVIHWDSDPEEAESVSVPDRSSDDWERVTAGEPAGRTLGEASLATMFAYTLYDDREGSLVERDAFLRQDGPGPRLTYDLAPSAGWGGDRLYAYRNGDESGYVWRIEWDSSAEAREFASAYRDLLEYHGAGQRDDGRWVVPDGEFADAFSVRVSGETVTIVNGPDRSALSEVHPENSRVTAADVSPAQGAINSTACGTSPPSIASSCS; encoded by the coding sequence ATGCGCAGGTCCTCGTTGCTCGTCGTCGTCACACTCGCGATAGTCGCGCTGGCAGGCTGCACCGCGCTCGGTGCACAGGAGGCCGACCCGCCGGCGGGGGACGACTCGCTCGCGGCGGACCCCACCGTCACCGACCCGACGACGGACGTGCAGGGCTGGGAACGGGGCTACTGGCACAACGAGTCACTGGACGTCGACCCCGAGGACGGCCTGACCGAGGCCGAGCTGCAGGCGCTCGTCTCCCGCGCGATGGCCCGCGTCGAGGTCGTCAGGGACGTGGAGTTCGACGAGCCCGTCGACGTCGAGCTCATCAACCGCTCCGAGTACAGCGCGGGCGGCGGTGGCGACGGGTCGACGACGGCTGCCCAGCGCGCCGCCGCGGCCGAACGCGCTGCCGAGTTCGAGGCGCTGTTCGTCGTCGGCGAGACGACCGACGCGGGCGAGGCCGAGGAGGCGACCCGCGAGGCGTCCGTCCAGGGCTACTACGACACCCAGCAGGACCGCATCGTCGTCGTCTCGAACTCGGACTCGCCCAGACTGGCCGAGCTGACGCTTGGCCACGAACTCGTCCACGCCTACCAGTTCCGTGGGCCGCTCCGGCAGACCCGCATCCCCCAGAACATCTCGCAGGACGGCATCGTCGCGCTCCGGGCGCTCATCGAGGGCGACGCGAACTTCGCCGAGCGCCGGTACGAGGCGCGCTGTGGCGAGGAGTGGGACTGCCTGCGTCGAAGCGACTGGGCCGACGAGAGCAGCAGCGATTCGGACGGTGGCGACGGGGGCTCCGGTGGCGGCGGGGGCGGCGACGCAGCCGCCGGCAGCGCGGGTCCGAACGTGGGTATCTACCTCCAGTCGTACTTCCCGTACGCCGCGGGTGAGTCGATGGTCGCCGGGGTGTACGAGCGCGGGGGCTGGGACGGCGTCGCCGAACTCTACCAGGAACCGCCGCTGTCGAGCGAGCAGGTCATCCACTGGGACTCGGATCCGGAGGAGGCCGAGTCAGTCTCGGTCCCCGACCGCAGCAGCGACGACTGGGAGCGCGTGACCGCCGGCGAGCCGGCGGGCCGGACCCTCGGCGAGGCGAGCCTCGCGACGATGTTCGCCTACACGCTGTACGACGACCGGGAGGGGAGTCTCGTCGAGCGGGACGCGTTCCTCCGGCAGGACGGCCCGGGGCCACGGCTCACCTACGACCTCGCCCCGAGCGCCGGCTGGGGCGGCGACCGCCTGTACGCCTACCGCAACGGCGACGAGTCGGGCTACGTCTGGCGCATCGAGTGGGACTCCAGCGCCGAGGCTCGCGAGTTCGCGAGCGCGTATCGGGACCTCCTCGAGTACCACGGCGCAGGCCAGCGCGACGACGGCCGCTGGGTCGTTCCGGACGGTGAATTCGCCGATGCCTTCTCGGTCCGCGTCTCCGGCGAGACGGTGACCATCGTCAACGGGCCGGACCGGTCGGCGCTGTCGGAGGTGCATCCGGAGAACAGCCGGGTGACCGCAGCCGACGTCTCGCCCGCTCAGGGCGCGATCAACTCGACGGCGTGCGGAACCTCGCCGCCGAGCATCGCGTCGAGCTGCTCCTGA
- a CDS encoding LUD domain-containing protein — translation MSSERKRKAAHIRHLLDTEGPLIGPKVSSKNRDRYDAAERFESWDSARDEARAIKEAAIADLPDLIERLRESVEENGGTVYVADDAADANRYVTELCAEQGAETLVKSKSMTTEELDLNDALAAAGVDTYETDLGEFVIQLADETPSHIVGPALHKSREQIADLLNDVFEPDEPLETAEEMTRFARDYLGERIREADVGVTGANFVFAESGSMALVTNEGNARKCAVTPDTHVAVTGIEKILPSVDDFGPFVDLISKAATGQDISRYVSLFTPPTASPTLDFESDEPIEFGDSTAASGATARTDDPNPDREFHLVLVDNGRTEMREDDQLRETLYCIRCGACSNSCANFQAVGGHGFGGETYSGGIATGWEAGVHGMDSAAEFNDLCTGCSRCVDACPVKIDIPWINTVVRDRLNRDADPDTFDHLVSGLTPDEEPSGLALDKRLFGNFERLAKLGSATAPVSNWLADAGPVRAGMERFAGVDRRRDLPKFQRETLVDWFDGRGPRVASDDAEREAVLYPDAYTNYVLVDRGKAAVRALEALDVRVHVPRVRSSGRAPLSQGMISTAEDHAHHVYAGLAEHIDAGRDVVVVEPSALAMFEREYGRLLTPKSADRLADASYEVMEYVYGLLENGGSPDALGSPPEAVAYHSHCQGRTLDLEPYTVAVLEACGATVRTSDVECCGMAGSFGYKETYYELSMDVGEELADQFADEPVVAASGTSCQEQLDAMLGGEVPHAVELIAP, via the coding sequence GTGAGTTCGGAACGCAAGCGGAAGGCAGCTCACATCCGGCATCTGCTCGACACGGAGGGGCCGCTCATCGGTCCGAAGGTCAGCTCGAAGAACCGCGACCGCTACGATGCGGCCGAACGGTTCGAGTCGTGGGATAGCGCCCGCGACGAGGCCCGCGCGATCAAGGAGGCCGCCATCGCGGACCTGCCGGACCTGATCGAGCGGCTGCGGGAGTCGGTCGAGGAAAACGGCGGCACCGTCTACGTCGCCGACGACGCGGCCGACGCGAACCGCTACGTCACCGAGCTCTGCGCGGAGCAGGGTGCGGAGACGCTCGTGAAGTCGAAGTCGATGACGACGGAGGAGCTGGACCTGAACGACGCGCTCGCGGCCGCCGGCGTGGACACCTACGAGACGGACCTGGGCGAGTTCGTGATACAGCTGGCCGACGAGACGCCGAGTCACATCGTCGGCCCGGCGCTGCACAAGTCCAGAGAACAGATCGCCGACCTGCTGAACGACGTGTTCGAGCCCGACGAGCCGCTGGAGACGGCCGAGGAGATGACCCGGTTCGCCCGGGACTACCTCGGCGAGCGCATCCGGGAGGCCGACGTGGGTGTGACCGGCGCGAACTTCGTCTTCGCGGAGTCGGGCTCGATGGCGCTCGTGACCAACGAGGGCAACGCCCGGAAGTGCGCGGTGACGCCCGATACGCACGTCGCCGTCACCGGCATCGAGAAGATACTGCCCTCGGTCGACGACTTCGGCCCGTTCGTCGACCTCATCTCGAAGGCGGCGACCGGGCAGGACATCTCGCGGTACGTCTCGCTGTTCACGCCACCGACGGCCTCGCCGACGCTGGACTTCGAGTCGGACGAGCCCATCGAGTTCGGCGATTCGACCGCCGCGTCCGGGGCGACCGCGAGGACCGACGACCCGAACCCCGACCGGGAGTTCCACCTCGTGCTCGTCGACAACGGCCGCACCGAGATGCGCGAGGACGACCAGTTGCGGGAGACGCTGTACTGCATCCGGTGTGGCGCGTGCTCGAACTCGTGTGCGAACTTCCAGGCCGTCGGCGGCCACGGCTTCGGCGGCGAGACGTACTCCGGCGGCATCGCGACCGGCTGGGAGGCCGGCGTCCACGGCATGGACAGCGCCGCCGAGTTCAACGACCTCTGCACCGGCTGCTCGCGCTGCGTCGACGCCTGCCCCGTCAAGATCGACATCCCGTGGATCAACACGGTCGTCCGCGACCGGCTGAACCGAGACGCCGACCCGGACACGTTCGACCACCTCGTCTCCGGGCTGACGCCGGACGAGGAGCCGTCCGGGCTCGCGCTGGACAAGCGCCTGTTCGGCAACTTCGAGCGGCTCGCGAAGCTCGGCAGCGCGACCGCCCCCGTCTCGAACTGGCTCGCCGACGCCGGGCCGGTCCGGGCCGGGATGGAACGGTTCGCCGGCGTCGACCGTCGGCGAGACTTACCGAAGTTCCAGCGGGAGACGTTGGTCGACTGGTTCGACGGACGGGGGCCGCGAGTCGCCAGCGACGACGCCGAGCGCGAGGCGGTGCTCTACCCCGACGCGTACACCAACTACGTGCTGGTCGACCGCGGGAAGGCGGCGGTCCGGGCGCTGGAGGCACTGGACGTGCGCGTCCACGTGCCCCGCGTCCGGTCCTCGGGGCGCGCGCCGCTCTCGCAGGGGATGATCTCCACCGCGGAGGACCACGCCCACCACGTCTACGCCGGGCTGGCCGAACACATCGACGCCGGGCGCGACGTGGTGGTCGTCGAACCCTCCGCGCTCGCGATGTTCGAGCGGGAGTACGGGCGACTCCTGACCCCGAAATCCGCAGACCGGCTGGCCGACGCGAGCTACGAGGTCATGGAGTACGTGTACGGCCTGCTGGAGAACGGTGGCTCGCCCGACGCGCTCGGGAGCCCGCCGGAGGCCGTCGCCTACCACAGCCACTGCCAGGGTCGCACGCTCGACCTCGAACCGTACACCGTTGCCGTGCTGGAAGCGTGCGGCGCGACGGTCCGAACCTCCGACGTGGAGTGCTGCGGGATGGCCGGCAGCTTCGGCTACAAGGAGACCTACTACGAGCTGAGCATGGACGTCGGCGAGGAGCTCGCCGACCAGTTCGCCGACGAGCCGGTCGTCGCCGCGAGCGGCACGTCCTGTCAGGAGCAGCTCGACGCGATGCTCGGCGGCGAGGTTCCGCACGCCGTCGAGTTGATCGCGCCCTGA